AACTCAAGTTCGCCATGCGCGACTTTCTTGCGAAACGTGGGACACCCGCATCCATCAAGGAGATCCGGGAGGGTGTCGAGCCCGTCGTCGGCGTGTGCCCCGACTCCTCCCACCGCAGCGCGCTTCAGGATGAGCGCGTCTTCATCCGAGTCTCCCGAGGGGTGTTCACCCTCAATGTATGACGTCACCCTCGACCAGATCGCCGCGACCTGCCTCGCGCTCAGCGTCGATCGCCACTGCCTGTCATCCGCAGAGCTGGCCGTGCTTCCCACTCAGCCCGTCGAGTCTCTCGACCTTTCGCAGATACGCAGACTCATCCTCGACGGCGAGGATCCTCTTGGCCAGGCATTCTGCGCTGCGCGCACCGCCGAGGAGCGTCGACCACGCGGGCAGACATTCACTCCCGCCCCCATTGTTCGTTCCATGTTGGAGTGGACGAAAGGACGCGTGACCCCGGCCCGCGTGGTTGATCCCGGCTGCGGTTCCGGTCGATACATTCTGGCTGCCCTACGCGCCTTCCCACACGCGGTCGGGCTCGCATCCGACCTTGACCCTTACGCCACCCTCATGACTCGCGCCAACGCTCGTGTCCTGGGGCTCGAATCGCGTCTCAAGGTCATCGTCGGCGACTATCGTGCGCTCAGACTGCCCAAGATCGAGGGGGTCACGCTCTTCCTTGGGAACCCACCGTATGTCCGACACCATAACATTAATGCTCGTTGGAAGACCTGGCTCGGTGCGACGGCCTCACAGATGATGGGCATGAAGGCGAGCAAGCTCTCCGGTCTGCACGCCCACTTCTTCCTGGCGACCGCACTCTACGCTCAGGCCGGAGACATCGGCTCCTTCATCACCAGCTCAGAGTGGCTCGACGTCAACTACGGCCAGCTCATTCGCGAGCTCCTCATCGGCCCTCTCTCCGTGTCGAGCCTCCACATCCTGAGCCCGACGAGTCTGCCGTTCGGTGACGCCACCGTCACCGGTGCCATTACCTGCTTCGAGGTCGGCGCAAACGCCCCTGAGGTGCAGATCCAGACCGTCGATAGTGTTGACGCGCTCGGTGATCTCTCCACCGGATTCCCCGTCTCGCGTCAGCGCCTCGCCGAGACATCCCGCTGGTCAGTCATCACCCGAGTGACTCCGAGGCTCCCCGACGGTTACGTTGAGCTTGGAGAGCTCGCACGCGTCCACCGAGGCACCGTCACAGGAGCGAACAAGATATGGGTCACTCCTCGCGACGCCGTTGACCTTCCTGACGATCTTCTCTTCCCGGCGATCACCCGCGCACGCGAGCTCTTCGCCGCGGGAGAGCGCTTGTCAACCTCCGATGGCCTCAAGGCAGTCATCGGCCTTCCTACCGATCTGGACATCCTCGACGAACCCGACAGGAAGAGAGTCGATCGCTTCTTGCGCAAAGCGAAGCGGCTCGGTGTCGCCAACGGCTACGTGGCTCGCAATCGACGCGCATGGTGGAGCATCGGCCTGTCCTCTCCGGCACCCATCCTGACGACCTACATGGCGCGGCGGCCTCCCGCGTTCGTGAGGAACGCGGTCGATGCCCGTCACATCAACATCGCTCACGGAATCTACCCGAGGGAAACCATGAGCGACTCGGATCTCGACGCCCTCGCCGCGTACCTGCGTGTCAACGTGTCGACGACTAGCGGTCGCACCTATGCTGGGGGTTTGACAAAGTTCGAGCCACGAGAAATGGAGCGTTTGGTGGTTCCAGACCTCCCATTGCTCCGCGACAAGGGCCGTCATGACTCACGTAGCGCCGCCGAGATGGTCGGAGTCTGAGTTCGCCGCGCAGATCGCACGAGCAACCGAGATCTTCAAGAACAAGCGCATTGACGAGCC
This region of Actinomyces oris genomic DNA includes:
- a CDS encoding Eco57I restriction-modification methylase domain-containing protein; the encoded protein is MYDVTLDQIAATCLALSVDRHCLSSAELAVLPTQPVESLDLSQIRRLILDGEDPLGQAFCAARTAEERRPRGQTFTPAPIVRSMLEWTKGRVTPARVVDPGCGSGRYILAALRAFPHAVGLASDLDPYATLMTRANARVLGLESRLKVIVGDYRALRLPKIEGVTLFLGNPPYVRHHNINARWKTWLGATASQMMGMKASKLSGLHAHFFLATALYAQAGDIGSFITSSEWLDVNYGQLIRELLIGPLSVSSLHILSPTSLPFGDATVTGAITCFEVGANAPEVQIQTVDSVDALGDLSTGFPVSRQRLAETSRWSVITRVTPRLPDGYVELGELARVHRGTVTGANKIWVTPRDAVDLPDDLLFPAITRARELFAAGERLSTSDGLKAVIGLPTDLDILDEPDRKRVDRFLRKAKRLGVANGYVARNRRAWWSIGLSSPAPILTTYMARRPPAFVRNAVDARHINIAHGIYPRETMSDSDLDALAAYLRVNVSTTSGRTYAGGLTKFEPREMERLVVPDLPLLRDKGRHDSRSAAEMVGV